GAATCTGAGAAGTATTTAAAAGAACTGAGACAATATGTTTTTGCCGTGTCCTTGTTTTGGTATAAACAGGCCAAAGCGTTGACTTTAAACAAGGTGAAGAGCAAGTACTCGCCCAGGTCAATCTGTCCCACGCGTGGCCTGTTTTGCTCTGGGTTAGTTGCTCTAACGGTGCCGAGGTCATGTGGGCCATACCCTCACCTCCAAGCAGGACCACACCTGAGGTGAGTGCGTTTCATGTCTGAGGGGTTCCTGAGAAAGCTTTCACAACTTCTTTCAAAGATAACCTCTGCTTGTCTTTAAAAGAATCACTATTGGGAAACCCCTGTTTGTATTTTACCTGGATGCCTCTCGTCCTGAAGTTTCTTGATTCTTGATGGAGATGCTGAAATCAGTCACCTGGGCCTTCAAACATGGATGACGTCATAATGGCAGTTCTGAAGCATGTCTCGTTTGTAAATAACAGAGGAGGGTGCCTGAATATCCCGAGCAAAGGGATCTAATTAGATTTTTGTGGCTCTCTAGCTCTCTGTTCTTTGCCCTTGCTACTCAAAGCATGGTCCGTGGACCGAGTTAACATCACCTCAGAGCTCAGTAGACTTGCAggactgaatcagaatctgcattttaacatgtTCCCCAGGCCATCCATAGGCAAGTTCATTTTGGGAAGCCCTGCCTTGGATCAGCCTAAGACCATCTAAAAGTGGGTGGGCGGTGACAGGTACCAGAGATTTGATATTGCAGTGAGCCTCAGCAAGTGGTTAGAAAAATTGAACTGGTTCAACAGGAACCAGACTTTCTCTGGAAGTTCCCTGCCCCCGGGTCATGCACAGCGTTTCAGCTGAAGTCAGAGATGTTGGGTGCATTTCCCCATTGTGTGGCTGGGAGGAGCGCTGAGGGCAAGGGGACGCACCCCTGGTGCTGAAATGCTGTCAGGTGGAAAGCAACTCTCCATGCGCTCCCCTAGGCAGCAGAGACACTTCCCCAAACCCCCCCAAGTGTGGACAGTTTGTTCCTTGTCCTCTTTGCCTGGTCCCTAAGGGCCCCAGTTAAGTAGTTAGGGTGGTTAGGGTGACTCTTGCTTTGTTCTGAATTGAGCAACGAGTGATGTGCAGGGATAAGGCTGGGTTAGGACCTCAGTTTAAGACTCCTCCAATGGCCTGGGGTGGAATAGAACATCCAGCTCCAGGGGTTTTGAAAGCTCTGCCCACGCTGTGCGGTGGGCCTCTCCAGGCCAGTGACCCCGGTTCCCACTTGAGCGGATGTGTGACCCAGACACTGCCCAGCAAAACAGGGCCCTTGTCATTATCTCTGCTTTCCTGAGAAGTGTTTCAAGGTGCAAAATCCAGGCCAGAGCCAAatcatttccctctctcttcactGGGGCTGGTCCTCCCACATAATCAGACAAATGGATGAGGTTTGTGGGCTGTGTAAAGCATATGGTTTGTAAATACTGTAAAATCAAACATCACTTTTGGCTTTTATTTACTGTAACATGTTCACATCACCTAGCACCAAAATAGCTCTTAGGTCTTCTCtgccttgcttctccttctccctgttctGTCGCCTTCATCCTTGTGGTACCTGCGCCCGCGCCCCTACCTTCCGCTGCGCTCAcgtctcctcctcccccacctgctcccaccCTCCTTTCCGGGCTTGCCTTCCCCGCTGACTCCTACTCCCATGTCTCCCTCGCCTGTCCCACTTAACATCTCGCTCGCTTTCCCTCCCTTTCGGCCTCTCACACTGCTCCTTGATCTTTTGAAATGTCTCTGCTACCTTTCCCTTTCTGTGCTTTCATTTCTAAAGGCTGCGTGCCAGACGCTCCTCACTCTGCTCCACTCCCTCCGCCTCTCAGGCTATTTTCTCTTCGCTCCCAAGACTCACCACAGAGtgccttctttttcccttcccctgtAAAGGCAGCGCAGGGATCACAAAATCATAGAATTCAGAGTCAAGGGGACACAGCCTACGTTACACTGACAGTTACTTTTGAGTCAGAAACTCTTTCTTCTTCTATCACACTCCAGAATGGCTGCCCCCATCACTCCTGAGAGCAAGGAGGGCTGGGGAAGAAGACAAAGGAACGGACCCACCTCACCCCCCGTGCTCCATCTCCAACATGTACCCCATCCTTTCATTTAGGTGTCACTGCACACACCCCTCCTCTTCTCAGGACCCTCAGCGGTGCAGACATATCTGCTCCCAGGCTCCACCAAAACACTAAATTTCCTTCTCCACTGTCCCTTCTTCCCAGCGAAGTCAGTCTGTGCTTCACACCTCCCCGGAGAAACACAATCCTATTTGGAGGTGGCAGGAAAGAAGGTGGTAATGGGGTCCCTTGTCCCAAGTGCAGctcttgggtgtgtgtgtgtgttggaggggggACGCTGCCAGCAGTGGCTCAACTGCCAGATCCAACAGAAAGCACATTGCAAAGCTGGTTCCCGCCCAGGGTCATGCTTgggcaatcaatcaatcaatcaatcaatcaatcaatccatcaacAATTGCTAGTCAACACTCTTGTGGAGTCGGCGTCTCTCTGTGCCACTGGGCAAAGCCTCCTCAaaacacaggaaaacaaacagaGACCCAAAGAGACATCCTTGTAACCATGAAACAATGGCTCTAAAATCCAGCTTTCTCAGCCAGGGCTTCTCTAAGCACTTCACAGAATCTCAGATGCAGGCTTCTTCGGTATCCGGGGAAACAGAGGTTACAAGTAAGCCCCTGGGGATTTGTAAAAATCCCTCCATCTCCCAGTGCCTGGCTCCTCGTGGTCTGTTTCTCCATGTCGGCCACGAGGAAGAGGATTAGCCAGGGAACAGTCACTGGAGGGAGGTGAAGGTCTCCACCGAGGGTGGAGCAGGAGGCCGGGCTGGCCCAGGCTTCGGGACACCTGCTGCTCCAGTCCTGCCTTCATGGTCCTTCCCGCTCCCGGCTCAGCCCTGTGTGGCTGTACCTTTACTCTCGACCCAGCAGTACCCACCCTTGGAGAACAGGAGGGAAGTTGCCCCGCGAATCCTCAAGGTAAGCTGGCCTTGGCGGTAAGCTGAAACGTGCCCCACCGAGTCCAGCTCCACCCTGTTATTCTGCGTCCAACGCTAGGGTGTGGATCTCCGCTTAGCTTCTCTCAGTGAGAATTCCCAAGGCCAGGAGGAAGCAGTGCCATCCTAAGGACAGGAAGAATTTGAGTTTCATGTCCCTGCCCCCTCGCCAGCTTACCCGCTGCCTTCCACACACCGCTGAGGGGAGCAGAAAAACAAGTATGAATATAATTCCCCACCTGACTTCCTTTCATATTAACTAATTAACCAACTAAATCACCAATAAATTActattataaaatgtgtatacacataggcatatgtgtgtgtgtgtgtgtgtgtgtacacacatatacgtGTCTATATAGttccagcttttctttcttgctctctctcttgcagGCAGCTTCAGGCAAAAGCTTCTGACCCCACTGGAAGGGCCTCATCGGATCATGGGTGCCACGTAGTTGGCAGGGAAGAGGCCCAGTTTGTTGTGCAGGCGGCCGGTCCACCAGGACGGGTTGGAGCTGTCCAGGACCTCGACCACCTCTCCGCTGCGAAATCCCAGCTCGTCGTCCTCCAGGGCCTCAAAGTCGTACAGTGCCCGGGCCCACCGCACTCGCTGTTGAGGGAAGCGCAGAGGGGTCCTGCTGAGCCAGGGCGGGGGGCTGGCCTGCAGAACCACTGTCACACAGGGGAGGTCCCAAGGCTCCCGCACCAGGATAAAGTCCTCCATGAGTGGCCTGCCCCGAAGGCTGACTTCTGGCTTCCCAGACCCCTCTTGGACTCCCCTGTCCCGAAGGCTGACTTCTGGCTTCCCAGACCCTCCCAGACCCCCCTACAGCAGAGAGCAGACCCCACTGCACAGCCCTGAGCACAAAGTTATCAGAACTTATCTGAGCCGCTCTTGAGACTCAGGACTTTTACTGCAGAGAGGTTACCCTCCAAGGCCTCCCAGAGAATCCTTGACAACTACCCTCCCTACATCAATAGGTGGTCTTCTTATTCTCTTCAGACGACAGAAAGGATGGCAGCGTACCTACACTGACAGCCCCTGGTGCTAGCACAACCGAGGCAGGTGGATTGCAAGGAAAAAGCCAACAGATCTCCCTCCGCTAGAGGCAGAGCCGAGAAGGAAGAGGACAGGGCAAGGCAGAGCAGCCAGAGTAACAGACAGGGATGGGCTCTGCCTGGGAACTCCCCCGCCCCCATCACTGGGCTCCCCCTGCCTCCATTCGGAGCTCTGAGCACCCTGGCTCCCTCCTGCAGGACCAGCCTTTTCTCTAAGTGCCCCTCTGGCTGCCTTCATTGAGCCCAGGGAGGGAACGTTCACGTACCCCGGCCACTTGGAGCTGCACTGGGTCTGTGTGTCTCCGGTGCATGAGGGCGGCATTCATTTCGCTGCCCATGCCCACGCCACAGTGCCCATCGTTTATGTCAAGGCTGCCTCCTCGGCGTTCCTAGAAACACATGTAACGGAAGACCTGTCACCACACCACgtccctcccaggccctccagTGCCTTGCTCAGATGCTAGGGACACAGCCAGTGTTCCAAGAATACTTGCTGCCAATGACAAGAAACCCCAGGTGttggagagagggggaaggatgGCAAAGGGACCTTCGATTGTGAAGACGATGccagatttcattcattcaaagaataTCAGGCACCTGCCATGTATCTAGTACTGTCCTAATCACTGGGGATGTGTAGCTGGAAGGAAAAGGCCCTTGTCTTCGTGGATCATCAGTTTAGAGGGGGAACCATCTACATTTAAGTGATAAGTGAGCTGAGAGAGCATCTAAATCAGCCAGGGTAATCGGAGAAGGCTTCCTAGGGGAGGTGATACTTGAACTCTAGCTTAGAGGAGGAGAAGGATCAGCCAGGAAAGGGCATTTTAGGCAGGggaaataacatataaaaagcCCCCCAAGTTATGAGAGAAAACACAACAGACCATTCTGGTAACTAAAGATAGTGCAGTGTTGCTGGAATGTGTGTTTGCTCGGGgagtgaggagggtggggggcagaggggtggtTTAGGAGGAGCCAGCAGGAGATGAGGCTGGGGAAACAGATATGGGCAGCTCACAAAGAGCTTCGTGTGCCCTACTAAGGAATTTAGGAACGATGTTATCTGGCTGTATTGTCCATCTCAGTAAGCGGCCCCAAATCCCATCTGGAACAAGGCaggggataaataaataaataagcaaggcTCTATTGTGGGCGTTAATCTGTTTTTCTTGTGGATCTCCACAGCCAGATGGGTTAAGGGGCATGGATAGATTTGGAATTGTGCTGACAGGAAAATGAAGCCACGGTTCACTGAATCCTCAgggtaggagtgtgtgtgtgcgcgtgagGGTGTGTGTTCAGGCAGGGAGCCAATGAATTCACAGGGACTTCTTTGCCAAGAGCAGTTCCCATATCATATTATCATATTTCTGCCGGTTGGGAGGTCCCAGTTCTTCTTTATGAAATCTGTGGACCCTCAcgaggctgggctgggcctgaGATGCTTCTCCCGGGCCCACAGTCCCAGGACCACACACCCttcccccctccactcccccccaGCATTTATTTGCTCTGGTTGTATCTGCTATCACGGGAAATTTTCACAGGCTCGGTGGCGGTGGGGACAGGTGGCCTGAGCCCCATGGGGGAGAGCAGGTCCTCTTCCCTACCTCACAGTGCCCACTGCATTCTTCTGGGGTACCTGATGGAAATGAGGGTGCTGCAGATAGCGGTGCTGCTGAGTTGGTGGTGCCGGGGCGTACTGCGAGGGAGGGGGCGTCGGGTGGTCTGACAGCTTCCTGGTCATCGGAGGCCGGATTTCTTCTCCCACAGCCCCACTGAGGAGCAGGCCTCCCTGGGGCCTCCGGTCCAGGCTGTTTCCCCGGTGACCCTGAGAGAGAATGATGAGGATGAAGCAGAtccatcctcctccttcctgcatctctgggccccaccctgccccttctCGCAGCTGTTTCCAGACCTTGCTCAGGACAGTCCCAGGAGACAGCTGAGGGCATGTGGGCAGCCCAGAGACAGCCCACAGTTCAGACCCTCACAGCTTCAAATGGCTCCACGTTCTCAGATTCTCCAGGGTTGGGAATTTCAGGTCTCTGTTTCCTTTCCACGTGCCTCCCATTTTGTCCCTTCCTAGTAGGCTTGTTTTCCTCTGTGTAATCAAGCTTGAATATTCTATTTTACTGACACAATGCCACCCCTCCTTATCGCATGTGGCCACACCGCCGGACATCCTACCCTCCCGATGAGCTGTGCTATTGACTTTGCCTGATTTTGAACTGTCATTCATAGCCTGGTGATAGAGACCCAAACAGCAGTCCTCTTGCGGCGCCATGGAAACCAGGCTTGCCGCTGGGCACGCTGGGAAGGAGCACGGCCTTTCTGCTTAATGGGACCACAGCCCTGTGACTTGGAGGTCctctattgttatttttatttcacaaacaaTCACATAGGGCCCTGGGCTTTGTACACGCCAGGCGCTGTTCTAAGAGCTTTACAAATATGAATGCATTTAATCCAGTTTAATGCACTTTTATGCtacctcttttctctcttgcatGCATGTCCTGGTAAATTAATACCAGGTCCAATGAATGAATTGGATTCCGGCCACTTGGATCTTTCCATCACCTGTAATGTGgttaaaataattcacaaagtCTTAGttaacctttgtttttcttgctggACTTCTATGTGCACTTGCTAGGAACACTGTTTTTCTCCTAGGACTGTCATCACTTCTCAGGCTTACAATCAGCCAACTACCTGAGATGGTTTTCTCTACTTCCCCAGAGCACATGTTGCTTTGACAGCGGCAATGCCTTTTCAAATAACTTGTTCCTGGGATTTCAACTATTCCAGAGAATGCTTCTTCCTATacccatctctttctttctttttttttttaagattttactatatattcatgagagatacatacatacggggggggggggtggcagagacacaggcagagggagaagcaggctccatgcaggaagcccgacgtgggactcaataccgggtcttcaggatcaggccatgggctgaaggtggcgctaaactgctgagccacccgggctgccctcccatcTCTTTCTTATAACGACTTGCTTcctttgaaagatattttataaattgtgcGTGTGTGAATTTATGGGAGGCAAGTTAACACTTCCTTGGTGCCTGCTACTGTCCAGACTCTATGGTGAGTGCTATCtctatattatctcatttaatccttgtgaTAGGCCAACAAGGGAAGTATTATACTCTCTCCATCTCCAGATGAGAAATCTGATACTCAGAAAGGTTTCTTAACTTGGCTAGGTAATAAGGATAGTTAGTGATGAAATTAAGATTTAAAGCTGGTTTGTctgggggtatctgggtggctccattggttaggTGTCtcgctcttggtttcagctcaggtcatgacctcagggtcatggggtagagccccacatccagctctatgctcagcagggagtctgcttgagattttctctctccttctccctctgctcctccccctgctttgtGAGCCCTCACTCTCttcaatcaaccaaccaaccaaccaaccaatcaatcaatcaatctttttaaaaaattttttaaaaagattttgtatttatttattcatgagagatagagagagagagaggcaggctccatgcagggagcccgacgtgggactcgatcccaggactccagaatcacaccctgggccaaaggcaggtgccaaaccactgagccacccgggaatccccaatctttttttttttaaaggtaggttTATCTGATACATTTTCTAGTAAAATAATACTCCATATTCCAGACTGTTCCCAGAGCAAGAATTTCAGGTCCAATTATTTCTTCCAACAACCCTACCCCACCCTTCTGTGACAAAGCTCTACCCACTCCCTTAGTCCTGGACTCTAAGATGCTCTCCATCATTCCTTGTGTGCCCCCCTGGCCTTCATCTTGGCCAACTCCTAAGTTGGGCTGAAACTGTGATGCAGTAACATCTATAATAACAAATAAAGCATCCATGGTTAAGAGCTAATGTTTGTTGAGTGCTGGTAGCACTGTTAGGAGTGATATAAGGGAAGGCAATACATTATCTTCTCAAACCTTCACCACCATCTATGAGTTAGGTATCACTATCATTCCAGTTTTATGGATCAGGAAACTGAAGATCAGATAAATTTCCCAAATCACATGGCTGGGAAGTATTAAGAGATGATTTAAACTGAGGTCTGACCTCAGAGTTATTCTGCCTTCCAGAATACTCAGAGGACATGCCCATCAAATGCATTGTCTTGATGGGTCGAGTAGGACTCATGCTGCCTAAAATCTGTAGACCGGGGCTGATCAGGGCCTGAGACATACCTGGTCCTCTCGGGTTCTATCCCTCAGAAAGATCTGCTTCTGTTTGGAGATGGAAGTCGTCCTGTAGTAGTCTACCAGCTTATTTAGAGATGGAAACTTCTCTGTCCACAGGAAGTAATTACCCTTGTTGTCTCTCATGACCTTGAAGTGCTGAACATCATCTTCATGCCTAGAGATCAAGGTAAATCAAAATTGTATATTATATGGTGATGatgtccccacccccagagctgaCTGCATCCAGGGGTGCTGGAGTTCTTTTTGGGCAGGAAAGGGGATTTGAGTGCTTGCCCATCACAAAGCAGGTGGGCTGGCTCACTCAAATTCTAGGAGGAGATTTGTGGCAGGGACCACTCAGGACACAGGCTGCATTAGAAGGGATTTTTACATCAGCAGAAGATAATCAGTCTTCTGACACTGGAGCCAAgcttttataagaagaaaatgtcCAAGTGCTTTAAGAACTATCAGGTCAAGGACTTTTTACAATGTTTGTTTGAAACATGGTAATCCCTAGTTCTGTATGATGCTAAGGACTCTGTCAAGACTCAGAGGGGAAAGATTTTTCACCCCTGCTATCTTTCCATTATCAGAAATACTTTGAACCAGCTCTTTTAAGCCCATAAACTAGCTCTGGACAGTAAGAGGCTACCTTGGGAAATTTGTCACACTTGGTTCTCTATATAATGGAGATCTCTTGGCCTTGGTTTATGTTTTGCAAAAATAAGGTTACAAAGTATTTTGAACTTTTGGGGAGAAAAGTGTTACATAGACATGTAGTGTTTTAATTGGCAAGGACCTCTGAGATTGTTTAGCTTTGTCTCCATGTTATGTGAGGTGAGgatgctgaggctcagaaaggtgagGGGCTCAGCCAAGGTCATGGtgagtgagtggcagagctgaggcAAGAACCTTGGTTTTCTGATTCCAGTCTAATGAATTGAGCCTGTCATACCATGTACACCTGCTAACTTCTTTTAGATCGGCACCTTTTGACACCAGCTGGAATTGCAGTGATGGGAAATATTTGTATCAAGGTAGGAGAAACTGGATTTTATTCATCTGGAAAGGAGGAGTTTGCCCTTTACTATTAGCTCCAGTCTTTCTCCATCAACAAGGCATTCTCTTTTCGATGTCAAGTTTATTTGTCAAACAGACATACActtatatctaaaaataaactaatgataTCAATTGCCTGATCCAAGAGAAAGGTCAAGAATTTAAGGAGAGTTGGGGAGTAAGGATACCTCCGAAGGTTACTGCAGGTTTCTTAAGGATGGATTCAGTGGACTATGTTCAGAGGGGACAGGAATTTTGATTGATCTTCAGGCTCGTCTTATGTGCTGGGCTCTGCTCATAGCCAGCAGTGACCTCTGCTTGACTGCTCTGAGCTAGGAACCGACACTCTGCAATCACTGCATGGTCTTCCCCTTGGTGTTGGTCACTAACAGATGCTTTCTTCATTCTAACAACACATGGTTTAATTCCTAGTCATTACTCCTCACATCTGTGTGTGGAGGAGGAAATATTCTTGTGATATAATTATTCATCCACCACCTCTTAGTCAAAGAACTCAGAGTGAGAAACAttaaccctctctctctctcatgaactgAGAGGCTGGATGTCAGGTTTGCAGCCAGTCACCTGGGCCTGTGGAAAGAGCTGGGCTCTCTCATCTGGGCTGCACCACTGTCTCAAGTTCCAAGAGGAGCAGagaaaaggatataactcagggcTTCAGACTCTAAAGTCTAGTGTTTCAGACCCTTAACAAATGCTAAATGTTAGAACTACAATTAGCTCTTAATTATCTTTGCATGACAGAAAGcagatgtataaataaataaaaatgatttgctTTGGAATATATTAGTCTACGTTTCTGCAAGAGACGTAGTAATGATTATGGTAATAATCACAAGAAGCTGCAATGCCTCAACAGCAGGGAGAGACTGTGGCAGAAGTCAAGGCTGACCCTTTTGGAGAATTCACCATCATGGAGGAAATATAAACCATAATTCCTAGTTGAAAAGCCAGAGTGCACTTCATGCAAACCAAAGGCACCAAGGAATGCCCTTCAATGTAGCCATTTACCTAGTCCAATCTGTAACCAGGGCCCTTAAGAAAGAGGTTTgactataaaatttattaaatagagCAAAGTTGCATTAAGACCTAACAAATTTAGAATTTGTGATCCATCACTATTGGCCTGACCTAAAATTTCCTATTGCCTAacctatgaaaaaaaaacaagttttagttaaggaaaattaagattttaagcAAGATTGCAAGGACAATGCTAATGAGACCAAGCTACTTTTGAGCGCTTTAGAGGCGCAGGTGCATACAAATGGTTGACCCCTATTTGTAAGTCCTTCCTACCTATTCCTTAAAATACCCATtcttccaggcagcccaggtggctcagtggtttagcgccaccttcagcccagggtgtgatcctggagacctggcatcaagtcccatgttaggctccctgcatggagcctgcttcttttccctctgcctgttctctgcctctctctctgtgtttctcatgaataaataaataaaatctttaaaaaaaagtactcattctttctttttttttaagattttatttatttatacatgttagacacagagagaaagaggcaaagacctaggcagagggagaagcagactccatgcagggagcccaatgcaaaaATACCCATTCTTTCTAAATAGTAAAGTGGCCTCTCAGTTATTACGCAAGATTGGATTTATGAACTTAAAGCACTAAAGCTGCATGCCTTTCAAAATGTATTGAATGATCCAGACCAATATTTCCTGTCAATGAACCGACAGTAGGCTCCACTGTACAGGTTTCCACGGCTCCTCATGTGCAGGTATCAGCGTTAATTTGCACACTTTCACATGTGGTCACCATGCCTGGTATGTGACTTGCAATCCCAGACGTGCTGACCACACACAGTGCACTCAGACTTGGGGTTTCTGAGCGTGGGGCTGTGTCATGCTTGTGTCTGGACTGACTCACTTCCTCCTGGGTGCTTCACATTAATGAGATTTTGCTGCTACGGTCCCTCACCTCAACCCCCTCGGCTCTGATCTGTTGCTGTCAGTTTGCTGCATTACAGTGCACGGAGCTGGCCCTTCTTTTTGTGCAACCACAAATGACTTGTGACTACAGCAATGacttgagattttaattttcctctgagCCTTCTTCAGATATGTATCAGTAGTAGAAGAAGAAGTTCAGATTTAAACCCTAAGACAGATGTGGACAATTGAGGATTCTCCATTCCTTCTCTTGTCCTACTTCTTTGCACAAATACTCATCGAATGCCCACTGGGTATAAGGTGCTGTTAAAGGCACAAAGATGAAATAGATTAAGATCCTGtccttccaggggcacctgggtggctcagtggttgagcatctgccttctgctcaaggcatgatcctggggtcctgggatcgagtcccacatggggctccccacagggagcctgcttctccctctgcctgtgtctctgcctctctgtctctcatgaataaataaatagtatcttaaaaaaaaaaaaaaaagatcctgtcCTTCCAGAAGCACTTAGGCTAGAGGGGGAGGCAGATGGACATATACATAACTTGGCCACAAGCCAGCGTACTGAGGAGGTATATACATGGGTCACAGGAAGGAGATGAATTGCTTCCAGCTGATAAGATGCCTGGGCCCCTTGGCCGCCATGCTTCTGAGCAATAGGTCACATTCAAGGGGTCACCTCATGGCTTTAGCAGTCTGAGCCGGGAATGATCGTACCTGACGGAGATGGAGAAATCCCCTGGAGAGCTCTGGCTGGCCCGGATGATGAAGAAACCAACCTCCTTGCCCATAAGTAAGTTCTCAGCCTGGTGTCGCGAGAGGCCTTCATGAAACCATCTATTGGATGAGATAAAACCAGAGAGTCTTGGTGAGATGCCAGAGTgatgggaaggggaaggggaaggggaaggggaaggggaaggggagaagaaacGACCCAAAGGGAAAGAGGGACTTTGGTCAGTAGAGAACAGGAAGAGACaaaggagggggctggggcctcTGAACCAAACATGCTCTAGGCAGTTTTCAGACAAGGCAAGTGAGCGTTCCCCTGACGCACCCACTTTGTTCCTTCCCTCCAGGAGAAGTCTTTCTTGCACTTGGAAAACCTGAATCATGGAAATGTGCCACTGCACCAAAATGGGACAGTGTGGGAGTGACTCACTGCGGGAAGTGGCCGCCTGCTGGCAGCTATGTGAGGGATGTCACTAGGAAAGAACT
The Canis lupus dingo isolate Sandy chromosome 10, ASM325472v2, whole genome shotgun sequence genome window above contains:
- the GRAP2 gene encoding GRB2-related adapter protein 2 isoform X3; the encoded protein is MGKEVGFFIIRASQSSPGDFSISVRHEDDVQHFKVMRDNKGNYFLWTEKFPSLNKLVDYYRTTSISKQKQIFLRDRTREDQGHRGNSLDRRPQGGLLLSGAVGEEIRPPMTRKLSDHPTPPPSQYAPAPPTQQHRYLQHPHFHQERRGGSLDINDGHCGVGMGSEMNAALMHRRHTDPVQLQVAGRVRWARALYDFEALEDDELGFRSGEVVEVLDSSNPSWWTGRLHNKLGLFPANYVAPMIR
- the GRAP2 gene encoding GRB2-related adapter protein 2 isoform X2; protein product: MEAIAKFDFTASGEDELSFHTGDVLKILSNQEEWFKAELGSQEGYVPKNFIDIQFPEWFHEGLSRHQAENLLMGKEVGFFIIRASQSSPGDFSISVRHEDDVQHFKVMRDNKGNYFLWTEKFPSLNKLVDYYRTTSISKQKQIFLRDRTREDQGHRGNSLDRRPQGGLLLSGAVGEEIRPPMTRKLSDHPTPPPSQYAPAPPTQQHRYLQHPHFHQERRGGSLDINDGHCGVGMGSEMNAALMHRRHTDPVQLQVAGRVRWARALYDFEALEDDELGFRSGEVVEVLDSSNPSWWTGRLHNKLGLFPANYVAPMIR
- the GRAP2 gene encoding GRB2-related adapter protein 2 isoform X1 → MTQVELNAPRHDMEAIAKFDFTASGEDELSFHTGDVLKILSNQEEWFKAELGSQEGYVPKNFIDIQFPEWFHEGLSRHQAENLLMGKEVGFFIIRASQSSPGDFSISVRHEDDVQHFKVMRDNKGNYFLWTEKFPSLNKLVDYYRTTSISKQKQIFLRDRTREDQGHRGNSLDRRPQGGLLLSGAVGEEIRPPMTRKLSDHPTPPPSQYAPAPPTQQHRYLQHPHFHQERRGGSLDINDGHCGVGMGSEMNAALMHRRHTDPVQLQVAGRVRWARALYDFEALEDDELGFRSGEVVEVLDSSNPSWWTGRLHNKLGLFPANYVAPMIR